TCCAACCAAAAGCACACTCAAAACAGACACGTGATAATCTTCTCCGCGACACCCTTCTCTCTTCTGAATCTGCAGAAGGCGAATCGAATTAGGTTAGTTTTTGTTAAGGATTTGGGGAAATTTTTTAGGGTTTGGTTCGAGGAAAATGTATTTCAGCGACGGTCGGAAGCGGCGATGGGCGAGATGACCGGTGGAGGCGGAGGCGGAGGCAGAGGTAGACGCCAGTGGCGTAGAAAAACGATGGCCGGTGGTAGGGGTACCACCGAGACCAAGATTGATATTAATACCAATCATAACAAGTGCCCTAATTCCAATTCCGAAATTACCGAAACGCCCCCGAGTTTTCCAAATATTACTGAACTGCCCCCGACGTTTACAGCTGAGCTTGATTTCTACACTCATGCTCGTAAAGCACTATCCTTTCGCCCTCCCTTCCTTTCAGACGAGTCACAGACATCTACAGCTTCAGTTTCCGGTGCTAATGGTTTACCCAATGGACTGACACATTTGTTGAGTAGGCATTCCGATGGTCGTAAAAGGCACAAGAAGCCGCATTCTGGCGCGGATAAAAAGTCCTCAGCCCCCAGGCAGCCACGCGCAGGCATTCTTTGGACTGAGACTGATGAGTACTTTCGAGAATTGACGATTGAGGATATCGAAAGGCTGGAAGAGGTCTCAGTTGGGTTTTCATGGCAATGAAAAGTGTTTTATGATTCCATGTTTGGATAATGATGACAGTGTTCGTCGACGATATGATGCATTAAATGAATTGCTTATGCGGTTCCGTGATAATGATGACTCGAGTATAGCTAATGCAAATGAATTGAATAGGAATGGGATGGTTAAGGAGATGTTGGTGAAAGAAAAGAACGAGCAAGACTCCATGGATGTGGATGGCGACCAGGGATTAAATGGCAATCTACTAATcaatgatgaaaataatggAGAGAAGAGAGAAAACAATGAGAAAAAACTTTCTTCTTTTAGTGGTGTAGAATGGATTTTAGGATCAAGGAATAAAATTTATTTGGCATCAGAGCGTCCTTCTAAGAAAAGGAAATTGCTAGGGACAGATGCGGGCTTGGAGAAGCTCCTTGTGGCTCGTCCAATTGCAGAGTTAGATTATGTCTGTCATTATTGTAGTTATGGTGAAAATGGTGACCCCTTGAATTGCTTAATCAAGTGTAGTTCTTGTGGGATGGTGGTACATCAGAGGTGTTATGGGGTTCAAGAAGAGGTCAATAGTTCTTGGCTGTGTTCGTGGTGTAAATTTAAGGATACTCTGGGTTTAACTTCGGAGAGGCCATGTTTGCTTTGTCCAAAACAAGGTGGTGCCCTGAAGCCTGTGTGTAAAACAGGTTTTGGGAGTGAGGATGAGAGCTCCGAAGTTGAGTTTGCTCATCTGTTTTGCTGCCAGTGGATTCCTGAGGTCTATTTGGAGAACACTAGATCAATGGAACCGATTATGAATTTGGATAAATTAAAGAACGTGAGAAGGAAGTCGGTTTGTACTTTGTGCAAGGTTAAATGTGGTGCCTGTGTCTGGTGCAGCAACGGTATGCTTTACTGATTTCTTATGTTACACCCTCCATTTTCTTGTTGGATGTCAGGACAGCAAATATTTGTGATGTGCTATGGCTTCTTAGTGCGTTCACATATTGGACAGTTGGACTGCTCCCTGTTTTGTCATTTGATTCTTGTTTTATGTTATTAGTTCACTACTTGATCTAATAGAGAAAGCTCTGCCACTTTCCGATCTAATATTTTGTACTGAGACTGattgaaaataattaataaaatagagATTGACattcatttttcaaaaattatatttctcctcTATTTCCCTTAATTTACTTTTCCTACAAGTAGCGCATGTTTCTTTTGGGGTAAGTGGCAGCCTTTACAGTAACTTTGAATACTTATTGCTTACTGACCTTGCAAATGATTTTCAATTGTTTGTGAAAGTAGCTTTTAGATGCAAAAGGCTTGGCCGTCTTGGATCCTATAATCGCTCTCCTCTAACCTGTTTTAACGTCAGGCCTGCTGAAACAACTGGCCCACAGTTTTTTAAGTGTATGATACTAATGTTTCCGTAAATGGTGGGTTGCTAATAAAATTTGCATCACATCTTGCAAAAGTCTGTTGGCCGTCAAGGAAAATGCAAACAAAATATCTAAAACTAGAAGGATTTGGTACATCAGTTTTAATCATGCTGTGGTAATTGTCCGTGTGTAGCtgtttcaattttaaaatggtTCCGTGGTAAGATCCTTTAAATAGTCTACCCTTTTTCCCCATGTGAATGGGCTGGACACACAACATTTCTTTGTTATTTGGCTAAATAAAAATTCGGAGTTATAAGAGTTTCCAGAAGCTGGCATGATCGACATAGATTGTTTGTTTCTAGAGATATTTCTGGTTTTAATCGTTCGAGAGAATAAAAAATTACAGCAGTGTCTCCTCTCCTGAGAAAAAATTTAACCTATATGAaggaaattaaatttaaatgctTGGTGCATCATGATTCCACTGAAAAGCTTTGGCGGCTTCATTAGTTCATTTGTGTTTGAAGCTCGTGTGTGCAGTTTTTATCTGTTTGAATTTGTTAGGTAGGACATGACAATGATGATCTCCATATATCTATGCTATATATTAAGCTAGAGCACCCAATAATAACTTTTTTTGGTGAAGCCTTTTTCAATATTCCGAAACTGCCCTTAGTTTACTTCTTTGTTCACACTTTTTTTTGTGCAAACTCTTTTCCAATTTTTTTCTTGCAACGATCCACAATTCATTCAACTCTTACAATTCATTTCATTTCTCATACAATATCATACAAAATAGAAAAATTCCACCGAAGATCTCAAATTCACAATCGATTCTATTGTTCTACAAAACtctattgaatttatttttatattttgtgGACACTCATGTGTGCTACGGTTACTAGTTGATGTCATGCTTAATTATGGAATAtgaaaaactaaaatcaaattgtaAATCACTTCTAATGGAATACTGAACCAAATGGGTGATAAAGGTTATCTAACTCTGTTTTGAAAGAAGTCTCACAGTCTAACTCTAATGTTGGATTCTTTCACTGTATATCTTTCTTTACGATGATCATCATTTGGTTTGTTACTTTACTttgtatatttaaaatttttggaaCCTGGACCATGTTGGCGGGCAGACAATTGATTTGATCTAGAACTTAAGGTCTACTCGAAGCATGTAACGAGTAATTACTTGTATGGATGAATATTTTTTAAGATTAAGTGCAGAAGTGGAGATATTATATGTACATATCTGTAGCATAAGCCTTTCTTTTTCATATTTATAGAATTTACTTAAAGTAGATTATGGATTAGTTTGTGTGGTTAAGGACTTAAGGttcttttcaaattttgtaTCTAAATTGTTTATACTGGTCGTGGAGGTCTTTTTTGTCTTTGAAGAACCCATTGCACCCCCTCCGTCTAAATTCAAATGAAGCTCTTGGATTTTGTTAAATCAAGGGTTTTTAAAAATTGTTCTTTGAAGGGGTTCTGCAGTATGTATACCCGAAGCTGTACTTCCGGGATGACATTCTACTGAACGGAAGTTAATTACCCGGTGGATTTTGTGGTTTGTTTGATATCATATCGTGCTCTGTAGAAGCCGTGTTTCCATGCGAGTTTATTCGTTGAAGCCACATGTGCCTCTTCCTCCTCGTTTAAGAGTCGAAGTAATTGACTAGAATGAAATAATTTAAGCTCCTTCTGTGATGATAGATATTGGTTCATTTAATTGCTTGCAATTAATTTGTTTGTCTGCTTGTTACTGACGAATTGTTCACTTGGTGTTTGTTAGGAGCTTGTACTTGCAATTAATTTGTTTGTCTGCTTGTTACTGACGAATTGTTCACTTGGTGTTTGTTAGGAGCTTGTAGAACCTCATTCCATCCAATCTGTGCCAGGGAGGCTACATATAGAATGGAGATATGGGGAAAACTTGGATGTGACGAGGTGTGTACTCTTGTTTTTTCAGTACTTTTGTTACTTTAATCTGTAAAACTGTAAGTTAACTATTTTGGGATTATGATTCCTATTGTTTTGTGgttgtggttttgaaaacaGCTCATTTTTTTGTTGCTAAAGCTAGCTCATTTATAGACCTCATAACATTTGCAGTTTTCCGTCTTTTCCTCTCCCTTTGTTCATGTCTTCTGGTTTTCCAATGTCTTTTAGGTTGAATTGCGTGCATATTGCTCTAAACATTCGGAAGTTCAGCATGATAGTAGCAGTCAAAATGCTGAAGATGTTTCTTCTGCAGGTGATTCTGTTTCTCATGTTAGTAAGCAACGACAGATGATTTCAACAGTAAATGAATCTCACAAGTTAAATATTACCCAAACAAATGAtgataaattttctgttgacaCTGAAACAGCTGACAAGGATCTTAGTAAGCtggatgatattttgattgatAAAGAGGCTTTATTAGATAATAATGGACCAAGTTCTGGACCCCGTCATGTTGATAAGGAGGCGGTAGATAGGAATGACAATGAAGATATTAATGCATATGGTGCTCTCAATTtcacttttatactgaaaaagGTATTGTGAAGTAATGTAGGATAGCAAAATAATtcttgttgttttcttaataaGCCAATCATATGTTTTATGCAGTTGATTGATATGCGTAAAGTTGATGCAAAAGATGTGGCCTTAGAGATTGGTGTTGCACCGGGTTATTTGAACTCAATTTTAACTGTAATGTtcacattttcttatttttcttttttttgtattttctttTTGCCGAGTGATTTGATTCAGTTGCAAGCTGAATATTGTAAATCCAGTATCGATAGAAAATTTATCTTTCTGGGTGATCAGTTGATGTATCTTTGATTCGATTTGCCTTTACATTTTTTTATCCTTTTTCATTTGCTTTTACTTGCTTTGCTTGTTTGCATTTTCTCATCTTGTTTTTCTTTGAGCAGGATAATCACATGGCTCCTGAATTACAATGCAAAATAGTTAAATGGATAAAAGACCATGCTCATATTGCTAGCTTACAGAAAACTTTGAAAGTGAAGATTAAACCGATAGTCGTACCCGATGCTGTTGTTGATGTAGCTGAAGGTGATAGTTCTGTTTCAGTTGAGAAATCTGATACTGCCGATACAGTTCCTGTTAAATCTGTTCCTCCCCGGAGAAGAACCAAAGGAAACATGAGGATTTCGGGAGACGAAAAATCAAGTAGAGGTAAGGAGAAAGTTGATTTAACCACCGAGCAAGGTGGTGATATGTGCGTTCGTGGTGGAGAGGATTTAAATGGTCCACTTGGGAAGTTTTTACCTGGTGTAACCAAGGTATTGTTGATGGcctttgtgttttaaaggtttcaactTTTGGTGATAGAGTCTTGGTGCGATTCTGCGTTGCCTTTGTTAACCAAGTTTTTGTGTTGCGTGTCACATTTGTTTTTTCCAATTTTTATGGTGGTTGCAAATTGGAAGTGTCTCGTGAAAGAACGTAAGATTGATGAGAATTAACCCATCTGTTTAAAAGTCCCGTTTATGGCATGCAAGAGATCCAGTTAGACATCGATCACCTTCTTGGTTTCCTTTTATTACCTTTTAGTGCTGTGGAATTCTTTTCGGTTGTCTCTGATTCGTGGTCAGAAGTCTGAGTTTTTTCAAGGTTAATACTGCATCCAATGTAATGAAGGATGTCATTGTGCTAATTTCATTAAATCTATTCATATTTTTACTAATGTGATTTTGAACCTCTGAAGTTTCATCATATGCTTTCTGTTATGCAGGTGGTGATTGATCCTGTGCTGCCCGAAGATAGTTCATTGAGCGAACCCTTGAAAATTGAAGGTATGCTACTTAATCCAGTGTGTGATGGTCGTGTTAGAAGATAGGGGGTTGATGTTACACATTTAAATTTAAACAGCTGTTGAAAGTGGTACTGATTTGAAATCTACTCTGATGAAACGTACTTCTCTGCTGCATTTAATTTGTAATTTGTGATACTTTTCTTAATATGGTTACTGTATTTTATCAGAAGTGATAGATGTGCATAGTTGCAGTGAGTATGTCAAGTATCATCGCCATTAAACAACCACAAGTAAATTGACCCCAGCATTGTTGAAATATCATTTATGGCAACCTTCTCCAACTATTCCCGATTCTGTTTTATGGCAACCTGGTGCTGAATATTCAGACATTTCCTACCTCTTGTTTCCTTTATCAGTCTAAACAAGAATTGTATATTGAGCAAATTAAAACCCTTGGCAGCTGTGCTGTTTCTGTCAAATGAggatttttttcaaataataaaGTTTTATTTTATGAAGTCTTAATTTGGTGAAAGAGTCCTTTAAAAAAAGATTCAGCGAAAGAGGAGAGTAAATCAATTACTATTCTGATCTAAGCTCTTCACaaggaatttttttttcctgttGTATGTTTAATGCACCTGCTACTACTCTCTGGACCCGGATAACAGTGTATCCTCTTTTCCTCCTGTTTTATATTGATACTGTCACAAATGTGGTTTGATTTATTCTTCCTCGTGAAAATGGTGAATAAATGGTACCTGGATGTTATTGAATTTTCTGTATCTACAATATATCTaagtattttatattaatgttCGGaatttctattttgttgttaAGAAGCTTATGTATTTCTATTTACAAAGGAGCCTTCAAGAATAACTTAGCAGAATAAAACAGATGATCATTGAAGTTCATTCTCGTCCTTTCGTGCTATTTTTATGGTTTCTTTCTTAGCTAAATTATGAGTCCTTGAGTTTCTTTCGCGATGAATCCTTGAGTTTCTTACGCCAGATTTATCACTGTTGAATTTGTGTTTCAGCTTTGTTGGGACTggtatattaatattttatgattttctcAGCGAGTTCTGTTTGTTGAGAACTCTTTCTTCCACTCTCTCAAATTGTTTGCCTACTTCTTACATACCTTGACTGTTTGCTATGACAGATGAGATGTCGAAGGATTTGTCCCAGTGTCATGGTCTAGCTCGGGAGATTCAAAAATCAAAGCAGATGACTACTCACTCACTCTTGGTGACGTAAGCGTTGAATGGTTGAATGAACCATTTTTTATTGGAATATGTCTACTGTGTGATTAGGTGTAGGTGTCTTAGGGCCTTAAATTTTATTTCCATTTTATTTTTCAGTTCTTTAAGATTATTTTGATAGTCTTGGACATAATCTATCTTTGTTCTGTAGAAATGGGGAATTTGTGACCGGTTCATATGTGCATCCATTTATCTACAACAAATTGTTGCAGACAGAGAATGTCATGCTTGAGAAGACTCTGGATTACGAGTCTTCAGGTAAGATTTTGTCTGTTTTTCCTGTATTTATCCATGGGGCCAAATGGTTTCTCACTAAATCTGGCAGATTTGACAGACCGAGAAGTTTCACAGTTCGAAGCATCTTCTAGTTCTGGCCACTGTTGTCATAATCATAGCTTGCGGGCAACTTCTGGCGGTGGGCTATCTGAATCTGACAGAGAAAGTCTTGACCAATTGATCAAGGCGAGAAATCTAAGTATGCTGAAATTGTCTCCTGAAGACGAAGTGGAAGGGGAACTTATTTATTATCAGCAAAAGCTCCTTAGCAACGTTGTTACAAAAAAACACCTATGTGGTCCGTGCTCTGTCACATTTTCTCACCTTTTTATTTGGAGACTTGTCGCTTTTCTTGTTACATGCTTATCAAGGATGTAACTGAATTTATTTCCCTGCTGTTCTGTGTCCAGATGATTTGGTGATGAAGGTTGTTAGGAGTCTTCCTCAGGAGCTTGATGttgtaagaaataaaaaatgGGATGCTGTGTTAATTTGCCAATAtaatcatgagcttagggaaaCAAAAAAGCAAGGCAGGAAAGAGCGTCGGCATAGGGAAGCTCAGGCTATATTGGCTGCTGCAACTGCTGCAGCTGCTGCTTCATCTAGAATTTCATCATTTAGGAAAGATACGCTCGAAGAATCTGCACACCAGGAGGTTATCCTTCTGCTTAAAATTTTTACTTGCGATTGTTGTTTTTCTGTatataacatttatttttattttcgtattcagGAACTTTTGAAAGTGAATGCCTTTGATTTAAGGCCTGAGGTTAACTCTCAATTGAATCCTCGAGTGAAAGAGACTCTTTCTATGTCTGCTGTTGCAAGAAGCTCACTAGATACAACATATGATACTTTCAATTTAGCTTCAGATATTTCGAAAGAACTTCCCAGAACCTGTGATATATGTAGACGTTCTGAGACAATTTTGAACCCAATTTTAGTTTGTTCCAGATGCAAGGTATTTTCGTAGTTCtgtaatttttatttgtgaagtAGCATTCTTATTTAATGTTCCGAATAGTATTATCGTGTTAATCACCTTCCTTTGCCTCATAGGTTACAGTACATTTGGATTGCTATTGTAGCATCAAAAGCTCAACGGTGCCATGGCATTGTGAATTATGTGAAGAATTATTTTCTTCTCAAGGACCTGGAGCTTCGACAACATACTCATTGTTTGCGGAATGTGTTTTATGTGGTGGTACCGCCGGTGCTTTCAGGAAGTCAGAAGATGGTCAATGGGTACACGCCTTATGTGCTGAAGTAAATCTTTCTTTTTTCTgcctaaaaaaattattttactttCTTGGTTCTATTTTGCATTCTCCTCATAGTTTGTGCATTGTCATTTGTTATCAATGTAGTGGGTGTTGGAGGCAACTTACAAAAGAGGACAAGTCAATCCTATCCAGAGACTGGTAGGTGTATTTTGATTTTGGGtttatttcttcttttgctCCTTGACTGCATATGTGAAGTTTAATACGTGGTTATTTTTTCAGGAAACTCTCTGCAAGGGAGTTGATTCTTGCATTGTTTGCTCTCGAAAACAGGGTGTCTGCCTTAAGGTGAAGATATATACATATGTGGATTGTCACACATGTTCTTAACCTTGGTTTTCGTCAATGTCGTTATTTGTGTTTTTTTAATTATGTACAGTGTAGTTATGGTCACTGTCAGACCACATTTCATCCTACTTGTGCTAGAAGTTCTGCTTTCCACATGACGGTGCATACTGTTGGGGGCAAGGCGCAACACAAGGCATACTGTGAAAAGCATAGTTCAGAGCAGAAAGCcaaggtattttattttatttttttcagccAAATTTAGATGCCATAAtggtttatattttaaatttaattttgatttttttgtccAGGCTGACACTCAAAGGAATGGGGCTGAAGAGATTAAGAGTCTTAAGCAAATTAGGGTAAGTGACCATGGCTTCCTTTTTTTGTGGTCGTATCTGCTTCTAGTTTTTCTGCCATCCTAAAtgaaaatatatgattttttttagttgGGCAATTGATAGAACATACAGTAATATAAtgatatttatctgtgagattaTAACTCGTGCTCTTTTCATTTATAATCCCTGACACTTCTTGTTTTATCTGGATTTCATGGACATAATTGATCTTAACTGAACCTTTAGTGTGTGGCAAGGATAATATTTGATAAAACTGTGTGCCTATGTTGTTTTAACCAACTCTGGGCTATTTAATGGGCTACACTTTTACAGGGGAAGGGAATTTGGGTTTGAATCAAATTTCCTATATTCAGGTTCTctcttttatgtttttataactTACATAGGACTGACTTTATCCACGTTTGCGTTTGGCAGGTTGAACTGGAAAGATTGCGCCTTCTATGTGAAAGAATAATCAAAAGGGAGAAATTGAAGGTAAGCTCTGCATGTGTTCCGCGCAACCATACCTGTGGAGTACTAAAATTTTCTTCCGCTTTTGTACTTTTCAGCGTGAATTGGTTACTTGCTCACATCATATTCTTGCTTCAAGTCGAGACTCTGTCCTATCTGCTTTGGCTCGTCACCCTTTTTATCAGCCTGAAATGAGTTCGGAATCAGCTACAACCTCAATCCAAGGTTACACAGATGGCTACAAATCAGGCAGCGAAATAGTACAAAGATCAGACGACATAACGGTCGATAGCACAGTTGCAGGTAAAAGGCGAATTAAAATTTCCATCTCCATGGACAACCAAAGACCAGCCTACAGTTCTGCATCCCAAAACCTTCATTTAACAAAACCTATGGAGAGGGTTTCAGTTTCTGGGAAGCAAACTCCACACAGAGATTCTGTTGTGCCTCGAAATCCTTCAGATGATGTGGAAAAGCATTATAAGTATAATAAAGTAAGTGTCGTTATGGTAGTTGATGTGATTCAGATTATTTTGTATCGTTATAGCGTTATTTATTTTCGATATTTATGCAGCATACTGAAACTTTCGAAAAAGAGCTTGTAATGACCTCAGACCAAGCATCCATGAAGAATCAGCGGCTACCTAAAGGATTTGTTTATGTTCCGGTTCAGTGCCTTTCTAAGGACAAGGAAACTGTTCCAGATGCATCTTCTGGTGAACCTATGGAACGTAATGTGTAGATTCATCATCGTCTTGGATCTGAGGCGCCTAGCAGTTGTGAGCAAAGTCCTAATCCAGAACAGTACCTGCCTTGGCACAGCAATGTTTTTTTCGTGCCATTAATGGCTGATTTAGTGCTGAAATGGACTGAGCATGTGATCGGTTCAGGAAGTTGGGCATTATTGTTGTATATGCATTATCAAAGCATACTGTACAGCGGAAAGGGATTTCTTCCCATTTCATGTATTTCAAGCAGCTCAATTGGTCAAGTCACGTTACTTGTTTTCTAGTCTTCTTAACCCTCTTAGATTAGTTGTAGTTTCTTTCTCCATGTTAGAAAGGGCAATGAGTTTCTGCTTCTTGTAATTGTATAAAGCCATTCGATGGAGTACCTTTTATAGACTCTGTAAAAGTTAGTGTATATATTCAATTCTCCATTAAAAGCAATTAGCTTACCTGGCAGCAGAATACTCCCAGCATGATAAATTCAATTCATACTTTTGCTGTGAGACTAGAGTGTGATCTGGTTTTGACTTGTCTCTTATAGATGCACCACATCCTTTCTGTCCGGTTTCTGGTTTTCGTATTGCCAGAAGTAAGTTGATTGATGTTTTTGTTTTCTTATATTCGAAGAGATTCAAATGGCCGTTCAGTGTCCTCCTACACTGGCATGCTTCACAATGTTTATAGTTGCTGTTTTGATATTTCATGAACCGGGGCTCCCATTGAGGTGATCCTTCTTTACTTTATACGCCCCCTtcttttctctctctttttacCAATTAGCTAATATGTGTCTCCATTGTAATATTTTTGGTTTTTGACTATTTGAATACTAGTTTTGCAACTGCAGGCTCAAGTTATTCATTTGTTCGACCCTCCTTGGTCGCACGGGAGTCATTTGAATGCTCTTCAAGTTGTTTTTCTGTTAGATATTTGCATCCAATGCTCAGTTTCATGAACATCAACGAATAGCACTTGGGCAGGAGATGGTTTGAATTATGATAGTTTGAGCAATCCTTTAGTCCATCACCTTGTGGCACACAGTAAAGGTATGGCATCATTTTGCgttgcatttatttttttagAGGCATCGCTTTCAACTGGTGATTGGATGTTTGGCTAGAAGCCTAGAATCGAACTTGTAGTCTCACTCGGGAGCCGGGTTGTATATGTTAATCGGAAGGATCTCTTTCAACTGGTGATTGGACCTGCTGTTAAATTGCACGAGTCCTGTTCTTGATGAGATGACgttattttcttcttcttttgttACATGTTTAGTAACATGAGCGGTAGATGCTATGGATGCAAATTATCTGGCAGACGGGCAGAATTTATTGTCAGTCTTCGGATGCCGACTTTCTCGCATGTGGTCCTATGCTTGTCTAGCAGTGTTTTATGAGGCGGCGTTCGATCTCTCTCTCTCGCTGTCAACGATTTTCAGTATTTTGAGCTACTGGTCGAGTTAATCTTCAACCCTTGctccttttttttaaaagggACGTTGAATTGTTGCGTCCAAACTTGGTATACAGTCCCAGTGGAGTTTGATGTTATCTGCACGAGTTTAAAAGACAGCGGAGAGTGGTGCTGCGATTAGCTAACTTGGCTTCTGTGCTTAGGATATACTCTTTTAGGGAAGTAAAACTTTGGTTAAACTAGATCAAACCGATTAATTCGGAAATTCGATTCTTACTTTTAAAAAATTGGCTCAATTTGTTTATTTTGCTTATGATTATCGTTATAAAAATTGGTTAAATCTATTTACTAATTATTGagataaaaaaaacattattgATAAAATCGGAAGTGATGgctttgtttttttaataaatataaatccaATCGAATGTTTTTAGTAAACGTtctaattttcaattttttcttctgaatttaGGAGTGGtcaatttttaattttgtttggtTTGTTTTTTCCTGAGCTATACAAATATAACTTGATGTTCTGTTCGAAAATCAAATTAACTCTATTGTAGAGTACAGTTGCAATGTACCATTAAGATGTAATAGCATCCTCGTGATTATGTTGTTCACTTTATGTGAAATTGTTTTGTTTAAAGTTAAATCAATATAAACACCAGTAGTACATCAAAATCAATTCAATCGCTCCAAAATCCTCTGATTTTTCGTTTcgtgctatggattttgttgaGGTGTTAGCCATCTTCGGACCCGGAATCTCTGGCGCGGTATTCGGAGTCGGCTGGTGGTTTTGGGTTGACGCTGTTGTTTGCAGCGTCGTCAAGGTTCCCTTCGTTCACTATCTCCCAGGTATTTGTCCTCAAGTTACAGATACAAAGTTTGgttttgttattttatattGCGTTCTGTTATTAGATTTTTTTTCCGTTTGCTATTTGCAGGAATTTTTGCATCTTTTGCTGCTTTGATGTTTAATTGCGTGAAGAAAGAGGATATTGATTACTCGCCCTACGATGAAGGAGAGTGGAGGTATCTTACATGCTTTTAAAGTACCGACTCGACGTGATGACATTGTGGGTTTTCGATTGTTGTTAGGGCTTGGGATTTTTATTTGACGCGATCTATGGTAACAAGATAACCATTTTGTAAATTTTTGCACCGCTGTTTAGTATAGCATATCGGCCAGACATAAATTCCAAGGATTACGGGTACTTTTAGGAATGCAAACTTGATCTTTGGAAAACTGTATTCAAAATTCTAGATACTAAGCAACTACCCTAGCTCAAGGCACCTCAGATTGTAGTATAGAGAAATTCCATGATCCGAAACTCTAGTATTTTCGGTGACTAGTGAGATTTTGTTTGCTAAAGAAGTTAGGGAAAACTATTTTATGTGTGCTTAATTTTACGTGTTCAGCCAATTTAATTTGATACAAGTAGAATGTATATCTTCACCAATGTGTTGATCTTCGTTTCAGTTATTTTTGTGTCATCGACTGTGTAATTTGGCGTTACATCAGAATGACTTGAATCTTCTCTACCATCTCTGTGTCTTTGCATGTTTCTCCTATTATATGGTGTTATCTAATTAAGGTTTCTTGTCATCCATGTGAGCTATGCATTAGCTTAAATATGATAGCGCAAATCTTAACAAATAACATCAAAATCCTTATCTGATCGACTGCATTCTTTCTGCTATAAAATTCGCTGCAAACTGACTTGTAAATGACGC
The Primulina eburnea isolate SZY01 chromosome 5, ASM2296580v1, whole genome shotgun sequence genome window above contains:
- the LOC140832554 gene encoding uncharacterized protein isoform X2; amino-acid sequence: MIPCLDNDDSVRRRYDALNELLMRFRDNDDSSIANANELNRNGMVKEMLVKEKNEQDSMDVDGDQGLNGNLLINDENNGEKRENNEKKLSSFSGVEWILGSRNKIYLASERPSKKRKLLGTDAGLEKLLVARPIAELDYVCHYCSYGENGDPLNCLIKCSSCGMVVHQRCYGVQEEVNSSWLCSWCKFKDTLGLTSERPCLLCPKQGGALKPVCKTGFGSEDESSEVEFAHLFCCQWIPEVYLENTRSMEPIMNLDKLKNVRRKSVCTLCKVKCGACVWCSNGACRTSFHPICAREATYRMEIWGKLGCDEVELRAYCSKHSEVQHDSSSQNAEDVSSAADKDLSKLDDILIDKEALLDNNGPSSGPRHVDKEAVDRNDNEDINAYGALNFTFILKKLIDMRKVDAKDVALEIGVAPGYLNSILTDNHMAPELQCKIVKWIKDHAHIASLQKTLKVKIKPIVVPDAVVDVAEGDSSVSVEKSDTADTVPVKSVPPRRRTKGNMRISGDEKSSRGKEKVDLTTEQGGDMCVRGGEDLNGPLGKFLPGVTKVVIDPVLPEDSSLSEPLKIEDEMSKDLSQCHGLAREIQKSKQMTTHSLLVTNGEFVTGSYVHPFIYNKLLQTENVMLEKTLDYESSDREVSQFEASSSSGHCCHNHSLRATSGGGLSESDRESLDQLIKARNLSMLKLSPEDEVEGELIYYQQKLLSNVVTKKHLCDDLVMKVVRSLPQELDVVRNKKWDAVLICQYNHELRETKKQGRKERRHREAQAILAAATAAAAASSRISSFRKDTLEESAHQEELLKVNAFDLRPEVNSQLNPRVKETLSMSAVARSSLDTTYDTFNLASDISKELPRTCDICRRSETILNPILVCSRCKVTVHLDCYCSIKSSTVPWHCELCEELFSSQGPGASTTYSLFAECVLCGGTAGAFRKSEDGQWVHALCAEWVLEATYKRGQVNPIQRLETLCKGVDSCIVCSRKQGVCLKCSYGHCQTTFHPTCARSSAFHMTVHTVGGKAQHKAYCEKHSSEQKAKADTQRNGAEEIKSLKQIRVELERLRLLCERIIKREKLKRELVTCSHHILASSRDSVLSALARHPFYQPEMSSESATTSIQGYTDGYKSGSEIVQRSDDITVDSTVAGKRRIKISISMDNQRPAYSSASQNLHLTKPMERVSVSGKQTPHRDSVVPRNPSDDVEKHYKYNKHTETFEKELVMTSDQASMKNQRLPKGFVYVPVQCLSKDKETVPDASSGEPMERNV